A segment of the Chryseobacterium scophthalmum genome:
GATTGGGAAAAAGCGCTACAGGTTTTAGAAAAAGATTATCCTTACCAACATAAAGTAACACTTGAAAACACCTACGGAATGCATTTTTATTCTAAAATAAAAGTTGAAGGATCAAAAACGCATTATTTTGTAGCAGATGATATTCCGAGTATTGAAGCACATTTAAAAACCGAGGATGGTTTTGAATTTGTATTTTTTGGAGTTCATCCTCCCCCACCAAGTCCGACAGAAGAAGAAACTTCAAAAGAAAGGGATGGCGATATTCTCAGTGTTGCAAAAAGGGTAACCGAAATAAAAAAACCTATGATTGTTGTGGGAGATTTCAATAATGTCGCTTGGTCTAAATCTTCCATTTTATTCAGAAAAACAAGTCATTTGATAGATCCCAGAGTCGGCCATGCTTTTGTGTCTACTTTTCATGCAAAATACTGGCTTTTCAGATTTCCTATCGATCTGATGTTTCACAGTGAAGATATTTTCATTAAAGACTTAAAAACATTAGAAAATTTCGGCTCAGATCATCTTCCAATTTATTGTGAATTTTTCATCGATCATCACAATGATGACCAGGAAGAACGTATAGAACAGGCAGATTCTGAAGAAATCGCAGAAGCAGAAGAAATGATTCAGGAAGGAAAATTAGAAGATGGAGAACGTGATGCAGTCGTAACTGAAGATTAATAATTAATTTTAAATTGAAAAAAACTTACTGAATCTGTTTCTTTTTACTTCTAAGGTAAATACTTCCTGTCAACATCACAAAAAGAACTCCAACGATGAAACCTCCAATCACATCTGTAAACCAATGCGCTCCCAAATAAATACGCGAAATCGCTCCTAAAACAATCATTGCCGAACAAATTGTAGAGATCATTATTTTCCAGGATAATTTTAAAATCCCCGATGAGATTGCAATCACGATCAATGTTCCGAAAAAAGCAGTATAAAACAAAACATGACCGCTCGGAAAGCTTTGATAGTGGGTTTCTTCAACAATTCTTACAAAATCTGTCGTAGGTCTCGGACGATCGATAAGCATTTTTAAAACATAACTTACACCGCCTGATAAAAGACATGACAATATAAAAAGAGCTTCTTTGGTATATTTAAATATCAAGAAAATCAAAGAAAATACAACCACCATAACTGCTGCAACATAAACGGTTCCCAACCAACTGAAGCCTTTCATTAAAACATCTAAAATTGCACTTGGCTCTTCCTGCAGTTCCTGAGAAACAAGAAGATCCCAGGATTTTGGAGAAGAATCAACCACATAAAAACTCAAAAGAAGAAAAACAACGATAAAAAAAATAGAAAAACACAAAAAAAGCGTTTTTCTTTTATCTTTGAGATAGGTTGAGAAATCACTCAGAAATTCATTTTTGAAACCCATATTACATCTTAAATTTGAATTGTTTTAATTTGATAATCATTTGGGCTGCAAATTTGATGCAAATTATTTTATAGAAGAAAAATTATCTTTTTTTCGAATTTAAAAAAAGTAAAATAGATTGATTCTGACTGAATATGAAAAAACAAATCGCAAAAGTAATAGGATCAGGAATACTTGCCAGTTTTTTGGTAGGAACCATTTTTATGATTGTATTTTTAATCATAATCGACATGCAAACTCCGGATCATTATGAAGATGGCAGACCGAAAATGAACTGTTTTGGCGGTTTACAATACGGAATCGCAATAGGAATTCAAATAGTAATAGCTTTTCTTAGTTTACCCGCTTTTTTAATTCTGTTCAAACAGATCAGAAAAAATAAATACTTTGTATTTCTGGCATTTTTCGCAGGCTATTTACTTTATCTGTCATTAATTTTAACAAGTCTTCCTGAATTTTCAGGCGAGGAATATTTTATCATTATTCCCTGGGTTAACTTTTTAGTTTGGTTTTTTTATTATTTTAAACTGAGAAAGATGATCAACAGCAATTGATTTTTTAATGAAAAACCTTCAAAACTAATAATTGGAAGTAAAAATATGAAACACAAGAGAGATAAAAACCTTAACAACTAAAATAATACTTGGCAAAGAGAAAAAAATCAAAAAAGAATTATCTAATTTATTTGGTCTTTTTTTCCGATTCTGTAAAGCTCTTAAAAAAACAAAAACAGACAAAACAAAAGATACAAACGTAAGTGGAAGAATCAATCCAACATTGAATGCAAAATTATAAGGTGCATATCCAGGAATGACACCGAACCATTCTAATCTATAATATCCAAAAATAAAAATTAAAGCAAAAGCTAAATTTGCAATTACTATCAATAAATAATCTATAAACTGAGCTTTTACTTTAATTTTCATAAAATACATTCTAAAATTTCATCACATCCTTAACTACTCCATTTTTCTGAGTATGTTGAAGCAATTCAGCTTCGATGAAAGTTTTTATTTTATCCTCTGAGCCGTCATTTGGAAACAGTAAATGAACATTTGCACCTGCATCTAAAGTGAAAAATAACGGTAAGTTGGTTTCTCTTCTGAAATCCCAGATTTTATTGATCACTTCTAAAGTTCCTGTTTTCATTAAAATAAATGCAGGGTCGCTCATCATCATCATTGCATGAAGCGTCAATGCTTCGTGTTCTACTAATTTTATAAAACTTTGCATATCTCCGCTTTTCAAGATTTCTTTCATAGGAATAAAGTTTTCTCTTGCTTCCTGAAATCTTCTTTCTGCATAAGGATTGGTATTCATCAAACCATGACCAACTGTCGAAGAAACGCTTTTTACTCCTTCATGAATCAGCAAAACCCAATCGTTAAAATCTTTGAAAATATCATGAACTTCAGAATTTGGATATTGTACAGCAAACAAATCTGAGCTTCCTTCAACCTCATCAGATTCACCCCAAACAACCAAACCGTTGTAAAGGCTTCTGCAAGCGCTTCCGCTTCCTAATCTTGCTAAAAAAGATGCTTTCGTTAAAGATTCTTCATCAGAGTTTTTTCCGGAAAAACTTTCATCCAGTTTCATCAGACATTTTGCAATCGCTCCAAAACCTGATGCTGAACTCGCAATTCCTGAACTGTGAGGAAATGTATTTTCTGTTCTGATAATGTATTTTCCTTTTAGAATCCAAGGCAAATACTGCTCGATATTTTTAAAATATTTTTCAATTTTTTCGGCAAATTTCATTTCTTCGTTTCCTGAAAGAAAAGTTTGTACAGAAAATGTTTCATTGGCTAAAAATTCCATCTCTGTATTTGTTTTGCAATGATTTAATGTAAAACTGATACTCGGATTTGCAGGAATCTGATCCTTATATTTTCCCCAATATTTAATCAAAGCAATATTTGACGGACAGCTTTCTGAAACCGTTCTATTTTGTATCGTAAAATTTTCTTTTCCTAAAAATTCTTGTGTTGTCATAGTTTAATTACTAAACTTTTAATTTTATACCTTTTGTCTCAACCTAAATCTCAACCTCAAATCAATACATTTTCTCAATAATATCGGCATATTTTTTCAGCACAATATTTCTTTTAATCTTCAAGGTTGGGGTTATTTCTCCTGTACCAATTTCAAATTCGGCAGGCATTAAAGTAAACTTTTTTACCTTTTCGAAGTCAGAAAGATGCTGTTGCAATTCATTAATTTTCTCTTTATAAAAATCAATTATTTCTTTCTTTTTTACAAGCTCTTCCCAATTGGTTAACGGAATATTCTTTTTCTTAAGATAATCGCTCAAAAACTCAAAATTAGGAACAATTAAAGCCGAAACGAATTGCTTTCCTTCTGCGATCAAAACAATTTGCTGGATGAAATTATTATTGGTCAGCAAATTTTCGATCATTTGCGGGGCAATATATTTTCCGTTGGATGTTTTCATCAGGTCTTTGATTCTGTCGGTAATAAAAAGATTACCTTTTTCATCAAACTTTCCTGCATCACCAGTTTTAAACCAACCATCCTGAGTGAAAACTTTTTCTGTTTCTTCAGGCTTGTTGTAGTAGCCTTTCATAATTCCATTTCCTTTTGCCTGAATCTCGTCTTGTTCTCCAATACGAATTTCAACTCCTGGTAAAGGTTTTCCACAGCTTCCATGTTCAAAATTTGTGAATGGAAAAGCTGTTAAAGTCGCGGTAGTTTCCGTAAGGCCATAACCTACCGTAATATGAATGTTTACTGATTCGAAAAACTGAGTAACTTCCGGAGACAAAGAAGCACCTCCGCAAGGCATAAACCAAAGTCTGCCGCCCATTTTTTCTTTAATTTTACTGTAAACCAGCAATTCTGCAAAGGTTTCTTTTATTTTTAATCCGAAAGGAATTTGTTTTTCTGTTCTTTTTAATTCTCCGGTTTGTTTTCCTATTTCTAAAGCCCAATTGAAGATTTTCTTTTTTAGTGACGAACCTTCTTCTGCTTTTTCTAAAACTCCTGCATACACTTTCTGAAAAAACCTCGGAACCGCGCACATCATCGTTGGCTTCACCTCTTCCAAAGCTTTCGCTATACTTTTCGGGTCTTCTAAAAAATAGACTCTCGCTCCGCCATACAGACAAAGCAAACTCCAGCTTCTTTCGAAAACGTGGGTTAAAGGTAAAAATGCTAATGAAAGTTCTTCTTCGAAATTTTTAAATTTAAAAAACTCAAAATGTGCATCGAATGCTTTAGTGAAATTTCCATGCGTTAACATCACTCCTTTCGGCATTCCTGTAGTTCCGGAAGTATAAATAATCGTTGCTAAATCATCGTCATTTTTAGAAATAACTTCAAGTTCCGGAGAAGATTTGGCAATAAAATCTTCAAGATAAAAACTGCTGAATTCTTTTTTAATCCAGACTGCTTTTTTAGAAACGATGATAGTTTTAAGAAGATTGTCGGTGTCTTCTTTTTTCAAAATTTCAAGACAGCTATCATATTGCACCTGATCTCCGACCAAAACAATTTTTGCACCCGAATCTTTTAATATAAATTCTGCCTGCTCTGCATTGTTGGTAGAATAAATAGGAACTGTAATAGCGCCAATCGACATTGCAGCCAGATCAAATATCATCCATTCTGCAGAATTCTCGGCATAAATTGCTACTTTATCATTTTCCTCAACACCTGAATCTTTCAGCGCATTGGCGGTTTTAAAAACAATTTCGCCAAACTTTTTCCAGCTCAATTCTTTCCAGCCTTCCTTTTTTTTGAAACCAACTGCCGATTTTAAAGGATGCTTTTCTATATTTTTTTTAATAATTGCCTCTGCAAGATTCATTATTTTTTGTTCAGCTTTTTGTCGTTAATATAATTGTTGAGATGAAAATCGATGCTTTCCTGTACCGGAATAAATTTAAAATCTAATTTATCCTTAATTTTCTGATTAGAAATCACATTGAGAGAAGAAACTGCATCAATATTCGACTTGGTGGCCATTTTCAGTTGAGGAAAAATCCATCCGAAAAACCAATTGGCAATTCTACCGATTTGCAGGGTACTTTTTGAAAGAATCTTGGCCTCTTTTAATCCTAATTTTGTTCTGATCTGTTTTCCAAGATCAGCGTATTTTTTACTTTCAGAAATGATGATAAAACGTTCTCCGAAAGCATTATTTTCCATTAGCTGGATTGAAATTTCAGCGACATCTCTTACGTCAACATAACTTGTTCCGCCCGAGAAAGTAAAGCTGTTGTTTTCAAATGTAGGGAAAATATCACCGCTGCTTTTTCCCCAGTTTCCTGTTCCGATGATCATTCCGGGATTGATGATAATTGTATTTAATCCTTCTGCAGAAGCTCTCCAAATTTCCAT
Coding sequences within it:
- a CDS encoding endonuclease/exonuclease/phosphatase family protein, which translates into the protein MWETYLVLNALLLILTVLPKIPSPHWIFRFPDFGKIQITYFTVITFALGFVIEKTDYFWYLQGLLLAMIIYHGITLIKYTPLYKVKKHPQTDQSSKKYHFISANVYQFNTDFEKFINLINKNKPDIFLTMESNADWEKALQVLEKDYPYQHKVTLENTYGMHFYSKIKVEGSKTHYFVADDIPSIEAHLKTEDGFEFVFFGVHPPPPSPTEEETSKERDGDILSVAKRVTEIKKPMIVVGDFNNVAWSKSSILFRKTSHLIDPRVGHAFVSTFHAKYWLFRFPIDLMFHSEDIFIKDLKTLENFGSDHLPIYCEFFIDHHNDDQEERIEQADSEEIAEAEEMIQEGKLEDGERDAVVTED
- a CDS encoding diphosphomevalonate/mevalonate 3,5-bisphosphate decarboxylase family protein codes for the protein MTTQEFLGKENFTIQNRTVSESCPSNIALIKYWGKYKDQIPANPSISFTLNHCKTNTEMEFLANETFSVQTFLSGNEEMKFAEKIEKYFKNIEQYLPWILKGKYIIRTENTFPHSSGIASSASGFGAIAKCLMKLDESFSGKNSDEESLTKASFLARLGSGSACRSLYNGLVVWGESDEVEGSSDLFAVQYPNSEVHDIFKDFNDWVLLIHEGVKSVSSTVGHGLMNTNPYAERRFQEARENFIPMKEILKSGDMQSFIKLVEHEALTLHAMMMMSDPAFILMKTGTLEVINKIWDFRRETNLPLFFTLDAGANVHLLFPNDGSEDKIKTFIEAELLQHTQKNGVVKDVMKF
- a CDS encoding NAD-dependent epimerase/dehydratase family protein; protein product: MVFVTGATGILGRVIVLELLKKGKKVRAAKRPSSNINEVKHSYQFYTENPDDFFNKIEWIDVDFDDINAVESALKEVTEVYHCAAKVSFHPKDEKEMYHTNIKATENLLFACENSTVEKFLHISSIAVLDLLNEKGELDESSDFNPKEEHSAYAISKHLSEMEIWRASAEGLNTIIINPGMIIGTGNWGKSSGDIFPTFENNSFTFSGGTSYVDVRDVAEISIQLMENNAFGERFIIISESKKYADLGKQIRTKLGLKEAKILSKSTLQIGRIANWFFGWIFPQLKMATKSNIDAVSSLNVISNQKIKDKLDFKFIPVQESIDFHLNNYINDKKLNKK
- a CDS encoding phosphatase PAP2 family protein, encoding MGFKNEFLSDFSTYLKDKRKTLFLCFSIFFIVVFLLLSFYVVDSSPKSWDLLVSQELQEEPSAILDVLMKGFSWLGTVYVAAVMVVVFSLIFLIFKYTKEALFILSCLLSGGVSYVLKMLIDRPRPTTDFVRIVEETHYQSFPSGHVLFYTAFFGTLIVIAISSGILKLSWKIMISTICSAMIVLGAISRIYLGAHWFTDVIGGFIVGVLFVMLTGSIYLRSKKKQIQ
- a CDS encoding AMP-dependent synthetase/ligase, whose translation is MNLAEAIIKKNIEKHPLKSAVGFKKKEGWKELSWKKFGEIVFKTANALKDSGVEENDKVAIYAENSAEWMIFDLAAMSIGAITVPIYSTNNAEQAEFILKDSGAKIVLVGDQVQYDSCLEILKKEDTDNLLKTIIVSKKAVWIKKEFSSFYLEDFIAKSSPELEVISKNDDDLATIIYTSGTTGMPKGVMLTHGNFTKAFDAHFEFFKFKNFEEELSLAFLPLTHVFERSWSLLCLYGGARVYFLEDPKSIAKALEEVKPTMMCAVPRFFQKVYAGVLEKAEEGSSLKKKIFNWALEIGKQTGELKRTEKQIPFGLKIKETFAELLVYSKIKEKMGGRLWFMPCGGASLSPEVTQFFESVNIHITVGYGLTETTATLTAFPFTNFEHGSCGKPLPGVEIRIGEQDEIQAKGNGIMKGYYNKPEETEKVFTQDGWFKTGDAGKFDEKGNLFITDRIKDLMKTSNGKYIAPQMIENLLTNNNFIQQIVLIAEGKQFVSALIVPNFEFLSDYLKKKNIPLTNWEELVKKKEIIDFYKEKINELQQHLSDFEKVKKFTLMPAEFEIGTGEITPTLKIKRNIVLKKYADIIEKMY